From a region of the Erinaceus europaeus chromosome 14, mEriEur2.1, whole genome shotgun sequence genome:
- the CSNKA2IP gene encoding casein kinase II subunit alpha'-interacting protein yields MVPLTHYDPYFVPLEHSYQLATEDSLAHRYTGEKLCQPNNQPESGEQSLGNHLAEPPLNSNQKEQGCSVIPSAKFPYTVSQDFYNSFPKSPLSHSKCPVTPSLDISHQTSHRPSQRTLNSPVTYTKPQETPLLEFNKTASLLEPNQTTMSLQLPLPKPQTTSFLDFSQTSPSLKSNQRVSSLSLSIFKHQEIPSVNVLWTASSLGANKKALNTTVPQSKSQKSSSLDSLWTSLTECNRRSVSSPSLTSTQETNALLQTSPTLESNQMTSSLPLHNSRPQTIPVLNSNSRVSNLPLSHSKSRQSPLLHSVHQPQSLSLFQPKSQNGCTIAHDLRTQSSQDCYFKFQNTTSTNDKPKPLYPKSTVSGQSLSSSKYCIRNIAASALGSRLLSKSSIDPSAKTESNKEIPWALDYIYPCIVKGGTLPDNVVNEVVNSISKTRIQKDLSKQILYRRMRGRPNPRPGPRLSASYMVCLTCASCIKTQCSHITGKKDPRSATLFVIPSPELSSEGEIRVKLFLILSLPETGFLPCFPFSIKENQPDDITGDSLEGMENISQLFPTPEPDITQGLNMKNNKWLIEAPESKVVSQQPQAIDWLLYVKKSNSFQSQFPHSSSSSSSSSSSSSSSSTSSHPPSSPPPKLSNTSPFSGCVFSKLLSYHRLPPGVSWLEFICSKNYQPLPGKPHLSQSPPPKTIPMRNKTTVKGTKGPNKLFKLFQTKFQSERNLD; encoded by the coding sequence ATGGTGCCATTAACACACTATGATCCATATTTTGTGCCATTAGAACACTCTTATCAACTAGCCACAGAGGACTCATTAGCCCATAGGTACACAGGTGAAAAACTCTGTCAACCCAATAACCAACCTGAGTCTGGAGAACAATCCCTTGGTAATCACCTTGCAGAACCTCCATTAAATTCTAACCAGAAGGAGCAAGGATGCTCAGTAATACCCTCTGCCAAGTTTCCGTATACTGTTTCACAAGATTTCTATAACAGCTTTCCAAAGTCACCATTATCCCACTCCAAATGTCCAGTCACACCTTCGCTAGACATTAGCCACCAAACTTCACATAGGCCTAGTCAGAGAACCCTGAACTCACCTGTAACCTACACCAAACCTCAGGAAACACCATTGCTTGAGTTCAACAAGACAGCATCATTACTGGAACCCAATCAAACAACCATGAGTTTACAATTACCCCTCCCCAAACCTCAGACAACATCATTCTTGGACTTTTCTCAGACATCACCATCACTGAAGTCTAATCAAAGAGTCTCAAGTTTATCACTATCCATCTTTAAACATCAAGAAATACCTTCCGTCAATGTCCTCTGGACAGCATCATCCTTGGGAGCTAATAAAAAGGCCCTTAATACAACAGTACCTCAGTCCAAGTCACAGAAATCATCTTCATTAGATAGCCTTTGGACATCTCTAACAGAGTGCAACCGGAGATCTGTGAGCTCACCATCACTTACCTCTACACAGGAAACAAATGCCTTGCTTCAGACATCACCTACATTGGAGTCAAATCAAATGACTTCGAGCTTACCACTACACAACTCTAGACCTCAAACCATACCTGTATTAAATTCTAATTCCAGGGTTTCAAACTTACCATTGTCCCACTCAAAGTCAAGGCAATCCCCTTTACTACATTCCGTCCACCAGCCTCAGAGTTTGTCATTGTTCCAACCCAAATCTCAGAATGGGTGTACTATTGCTCATGACTTAAGGACCCAGAGTTCACAAGATTGTTACTTCAAGTTTCAAAATACCACATCAACAAATGACAAGCCTAAACCCTTATATCCCAAATCAACAGTCTCAGGTCAATCATTATCAAGCTCTAAATATTGCATCAGGAACATAGCTGCTTCAGCATTGGGTTCCAGACTCCTGAGTAAAAGCAGCATTGACCCTTCCGCCAAGACAGAATCAAATAAGGAAATTCCGTGGGCTTTAGATTATATTTATCCCTGCATCGTTAAAGGTGGAACTCTCCCTGATAATGTTGTAAATGAAGTTGTCAATTCTATCTCTAAGACCAGAATCCAGAAGGATCTCTCTAAGCAGATTCTCTATCGAAGGATGAGGGGACGGCCAAATCCTCGTCCTGGCCCCCGCCTTTCAGCAAGTTATATGGTTTGTTTAACATGTGCTTCCTGCATAAAAACTCAGTGTAGCCATATTACAGGAAAAAAAGATCCTCGTAGTGCAACACTATTTGTCATCCCCTCACCTGAGCTCAGTTCTGAAGGTGAAATACGGGTGAAATTATTTCTTATCCTTTCTCTACCAGAGACTGGCTTCTTACCttgtttcccattttctatcaaagaaaatCAGCCTGATGACATCACTGGTGACAGCCTTGAAGGAATGGAAAATATATCACAACTTTTCCCTACACCTGAACCTGATATCACCCAGGGACTTAATATGAAGAACAACAAATGGCTGATAGAAGCCCCAGAAAGCAAAGTTGTAAGCCAACAGCCCCAGGCCATTGACTGGCTGCTTTATGTTAAGAAAAGTAATAGTTTTCAGTCACAGTTCCcacactcctcttcctcctcctcttcctcttcttcatcatcttcttcctcttctacctcTTCTCAtccaccttcttctcctcctcccaaaCTTTCAAACACATCTCCCTTCTCGGGTTGTGTGTTCTCTAAGCTACTGAGTTACCACCGGCTGCCTCCAGGGGTCTCCTGGCTTGAGTTTATATGTAGTAAAAATTACCAGCCACTTCCTGGAAAACCACATCTAAGTCAATCACCACCTCCCAAAACAATACCTATGAGGAATAAAACTACAGTAAAGGGGACAAAGGGGCCAAATAAATTGTTCAAACTCTTTCAGACAAAGTTTCAAAGTGAGAGAAATCTTGATTAA